From the Actinomycetota bacterium genome, one window contains:
- a CDS encoding NAD(P)/FAD-dependent oxidoreductase, translating to MDYDAVVIGAGLGGLSCASVLARNGFKVLVLENTGQVGGCCSSFDHQGYRFDIGASIVELKWVIDDLFHKLGRKTEDFIDFIPIDPIYGFFTADGRRFTYPVSVEGTREVIAGFSPEDARSWDRFAEVGSEAINFAFGKVMSESMGTMKDMLRVAVANPKLAKYLKYMVLNFESVLCKFFKNDTVRASMSLQSYFVGLPPALCPGYVAFLAYSEHEGIFYPRGGMIGIPQGIADAFRQFGGEIRFNSRVDRVLTDGRRACGVELADGTQIRSNVVVSNINAKTLYLELVGEEKLPAWAKRAIKSYEVSIPAPMIMLGLDAMPDLDAHHSFCYATLDEMNRIWFEDYANKRVPDGGFMLISWPSHADPSLAPEGHHCLNLVSFAPYELADGDWDRDRERYLDTMLGLLEKNFNLRLRDHIQVAKVNTPKDFERMLLHPRGAVYGLQSDITCTAAFRPSARSRVLKGLYLTGASTHLGGGVAPTIGSGMVAGDFVLKDFG from the coding sequence ATGGATTACGATGCCGTGGTAATCGGTGCGGGGCTGGGAGGACTTTCCTGCGCCTCGGTACTGGCGCGCAACGGCTTCAAGGTCCTGGTGCTGGAGAACACGGGGCAGGTAGGCGGTTGCTGTTCCTCCTTCGACCACCAGGGATATCGCTTTGACATCGGAGCGAGCATCGTGGAGTTGAAATGGGTCATCGACGACCTGTTCCATAAACTGGGAAGGAAGACCGAGGACTTCATCGACTTCATACCCATCGACCCCATCTACGGCTTCTTCACAGCCGACGGGAGGCGCTTCACCTACCCGGTGAGCGTGGAGGGCACGCGCGAGGTCATAGCCGGCTTCTCGCCCGAGGATGCCCGCTCCTGGGACCGCTTCGCTGAGGTGGGGTCCGAGGCCATCAACTTCGCCTTCGGAAAGGTGATGTCCGAGTCCATGGGCACCATGAAGGACATGTTGAGGGTGGCCGTAGCCAACCCCAAGCTGGCCAAGTACCTCAAGTACATGGTGCTCAACTTCGAGAGCGTGCTGTGCAAGTTCTTCAAGAACGACACCGTGCGGGCCTCAATGAGCCTGCAGTCCTATTTTGTGGGACTGCCTCCCGCCCTGTGCCCCGGTTATGTGGCCTTCCTGGCCTACTCCGAACACGAGGGCATCTTCTATCCACGCGGAGGCATGATCGGCATCCCCCAGGGCATCGCCGACGCCTTCCGGCAGTTCGGCGGCGAGATACGCTTCAACTCCCGCGTGGACCGGGTGCTCACCGACGGGCGGCGCGCCTGCGGGGTGGAGCTCGCCGACGGCACCCAGATCAGGTCGAACGTGGTGGTGTCCAACATCAACGCCAAGACCCTTTATCTGGAGCTGGTGGGCGAGGAGAAGCTGCCGGCATGGGCGAAGCGGGCCATAAAGAGCTACGAGGTCTCCATCCCCGCTCCCATGATCATGCTGGGGCTGGACGCCATGCCCGACCTCGACGCTCACCATTCCTTCTGTTATGCCACCCTGGACGAGATGAACCGCATCTGGTTCGAGGACTACGCAAACAAGCGCGTGCCCGACGGCGGGTTCATGCTCATCTCCTGGCCCTCCCATGCCGATCCCTCCCTGGCGCCCGAGGGGCACCACTGCCTGAACCTGGTGTCCTTCGCTCCCTACGAGCTCGCTGACGGGGATTGGGATCGCGACCGGGAGAGATACCTGGACACCATGCTCGGCCTGCTGGAGAAGAACTTCAACCTGCGGTTGCGCGACCACATCCAGGTGGCCAAGGTGAACACCCCTAAGGACTTCGAACGCATGCTCCTCCACCCCCGCGGCGCGGTATACGGCCTGCAGAGCGACATCACCTGCACCGCCGCCTTCCGCCCCTCCGCGCGCTCGCGGGTCTTGAAGGGGCTCTATCTCACCGGCGCCTCCACCCATCTGGGGGGCGGGGTGGCCCCCACCATAGGTTCCGGGATGGTGGCCGGGGACTTCGTCCTCAAGGATTTCGGCTGA
- a CDS encoding DUF72 domain-containing protein: MAELRVGTSGWHYPHWKGVFYPEGLRGGEWLPFYASRFDTVEINNSFYRLPGREVFSSWARVAPPGFLFAVKASRYITHMKKLREAEDALAVFLENSSALGDKLGPILFQLPPRWKRDAARLAGFTAMLPPEHRYAFEFREASWLHEETYRVLEERGIALCIADSPSFPRSRRVTAPFAFLRFHGGTVLYGSRYSRQELRGWASFARSLLERGIDVYAYFNNDAHGYALEDAALFRELAGGEPPRP, translated from the coding sequence GTGGCCGAGCTCAGGGTGGGGACCTCGGGGTGGCACTACCCACACTGGAAAGGCGTTTTCTACCCGGAAGGGCTGCGCGGCGGGGAATGGCTGCCCTTCTACGCCTCACGCTTCGACACCGTGGAGATCAACAACTCCTTCTACCGCCTTCCCGGGCGCGAGGTCTTTTCCTCCTGGGCGCGTGTCGCTCCGCCCGGCTTCCTCTTCGCCGTCAAGGCCAGCCGCTACATCACGCATATGAAGAAGCTCAGGGAGGCCGAGGACGCCCTCGCCGTCTTCCTGGAAAACTCTTCCGCTCTGGGAGATAAGCTGGGTCCCATACTCTTCCAGCTCCCGCCGCGCTGGAAAAGGGACGCCGCGCGCCTCGCCGGCTTCACCGCCATGCTGCCCCCAGAGCACCGCTACGCCTTCGAGTTCCGCGAGGCCTCATGGCTGCACGAGGAGACCTACCGGGTGCTGGAGGAGAGGGGCATCGCCCTCTGTATCGCGGACTCGCCCTCCTTCCCCCGCTCGCGGCGCGTCACCGCTCCCTTCGCCTTCCTGCGCTTCCACGGAGGAACGGTGCTCTACGGCTCCAGGTACTCGCGTCAGGAGCTGCGGGGGTGGGCGTCCTTCGCGCGTTCGCTCCTCGAGCGCGGCATCGACGTCTATGCCTACTTCAACAACGACGCCCACGGATACGCGCTCGAGGATGCCGCCCTCTTCCGCGAGCTGGCGGGCGGCGAGCCGCCGAGGCCATGA
- a CDS encoding GAF domain-containing protein — MRALRDFFAGMRGRLFLVILLAGTAAGVLVGAASYRIARNSLKEQVYENIANISHDIELVAEEVWVPTLERQMAMIANAVEILYRSNPTFQEAERDLAEAGIKLPGIRRLNVFLPNGYLVASSDPQYRPGRVEELQGLEAGETLVIPFRLVGEPPAQERVMTVAAPIVLEGRVAAILAGDITPEGVSGIMGSLRVGVSGEAYFVNSSGQLITLPPLAEEEAGLEILGEALDTEGVRRAASGESGVAEYLNYEGRKVVGHYTWIDDLGWGLVVEEDAAQAYSRLGELRASVALIVIGMAAVALAASLFLSRRVTEPLVALKRGAERLALGDLEQRIEPEGAEELRALADSFNRMAEAVRSSHELMERKVRESTGELRALSEVISSLRRTSNPDEILQKALHTLLEFTSYDQGWCYLAGEEGWRLLYHRCPSGNADLLPESIVPGEGLMGKIAVRREAVFWDTAGEAGDEELVRLAPGGSVAVVPLCSPTRVLGLVCLVSLRRSPLPEEARDTVRAMADEVGIALENALLYLELQAYVAELEKANLELRSLDEMKSNFISTVTHELKQPLALIGGYAQTIYRYYESLTYEEEMQCLRVIMERTRFLSSLVEDLLDISLLETGRFALQLEEVDLESLARKAVEESVAAVSGQPAEVSFGEGFPSVRADARRMQQVFANLLSNAVKFTGGRGRIKVTGAALGDRVRVRVEDEGEGIDPAHLKRIFDRFFQADAGTSRPYAGVGLGLFICRQLVEAHGGRIWAENRPEGGAAFTFEIPLGSAPEG; from the coding sequence ATGAGAGCGCTGCGTGATTTCTTCGCCGGCATGCGCGGCCGCCTGTTTCTGGTCATCCTCCTTGCCGGCACGGCGGCGGGAGTGCTGGTCGGCGCCGCCTCCTACCGCATCGCGCGCAATTCCCTCAAGGAGCAGGTGTACGAGAACATCGCCAACATCTCCCACGACATAGAGCTGGTGGCCGAGGAGGTATGGGTTCCTACCCTAGAGCGGCAGATGGCCATGATCGCAAACGCGGTCGAGATCCTGTACCGCTCCAACCCCACTTTCCAGGAAGCGGAAAGGGACCTGGCGGAAGCGGGTATCAAGCTGCCCGGCATCAGGAGGCTGAACGTCTTCCTGCCCAACGGCTACCTCGTCGCCAGCTCCGATCCCCAGTACCGGCCGGGAAGGGTGGAGGAACTGCAGGGCCTGGAGGCGGGGGAGACGCTGGTCATCCCCTTCCGCCTGGTCGGCGAGCCGCCGGCGCAGGAGAGGGTGATGACCGTGGCAGCGCCCATCGTCCTGGAGGGCAGGGTGGCGGCGATCCTTGCCGGGGACATAACCCCCGAGGGGGTGAGCGGCATAATGGGCTCACTTCGCGTGGGGGTGTCGGGCGAGGCCTATTTCGTGAACTCCAGCGGTCAGCTCATCACCCTTCCTCCCCTGGCGGAGGAGGAAGCGGGCCTGGAGATACTCGGGGAGGCCCTGGACACCGAGGGGGTGCGCAGGGCGGCGTCGGGGGAGAGCGGCGTGGCCGAGTACCTCAACTACGAGGGGCGAAAGGTGGTGGGGCATTACACGTGGATAGACGACCTGGGGTGGGGCCTGGTGGTGGAGGAGGACGCGGCGCAGGCCTATTCGCGCCTGGGTGAGCTGCGCGCGAGCGTCGCGCTCATCGTGATCGGGATGGCGGCCGTGGCCCTCGCGGCCTCCCTGTTCCTCTCGCGCCGGGTGACGGAACCCCTGGTGGCGCTGAAACGTGGGGCGGAGAGGCTGGCCCTGGGCGACCTGGAGCAGCGCATCGAGCCCGAGGGGGCGGAGGAGCTGAGGGCCCTGGCCGACAGCTTCAACCGCATGGCCGAGGCGGTACGCAGCTCTCACGAGTTGATGGAGCGGAAGGTGCGCGAGAGCACCGGGGAGCTGCGCGCCCTCAGCGAGGTGATCAGCTCCCTGCGGCGGACCTCCAACCCCGACGAGATCCTGCAGAAGGCCCTGCATACGCTGCTCGAATTCACCTCTTACGACCAGGGCTGGTGCTACCTGGCGGGAGAGGAGGGATGGAGGCTTCTCTACCACCGCTGCCCCTCGGGAAACGCGGATCTCCTGCCCGAGAGCATCGTCCCTGGTGAGGGCTTGATGGGGAAGATCGCCGTGCGCCGGGAGGCGGTGTTCTGGGACACGGCCGGGGAAGCCGGGGACGAGGAGCTGGTACGCCTCGCCCCCGGCGGCTCCGTGGCCGTGGTGCCCCTGTGTTCACCCACGCGCGTTCTGGGCCTGGTATGCCTGGTTAGCTTGCGGCGCTCGCCCCTGCCCGAGGAGGCGCGGGACACGGTGCGGGCCATGGCGGACGAGGTGGGGATCGCCCTGGAGAACGCCCTCCTCTACCTGGAGCTGCAGGCGTACGTGGCGGAGCTGGAGAAGGCCAACCTCGAGCTGAGGAGCCTGGATGAGATGAAGTCCAACTTCATCTCCACCGTCACCCACGAGCTCAAGCAGCCGCTGGCCCTCATAGGGGGATATGCCCAGACCATCTACCGTTACTACGAGAGCCTGACCTACGAGGAGGAGATGCAGTGCCTGCGGGTGATCATGGAGCGCACGCGCTTCCTGTCCTCGCTGGTCGAGGACCTACTGGACATCTCCCTGCTGGAGACGGGGAGGTTCGCCCTGCAGCTCGAGGAGGTGGACCTGGAGTCTCTGGCCCGCAAGGCGGTTGAGGAGAGCGTCGCCGCGGTCAGCGGCCAGCCGGCGGAGGTGAGCTTCGGGGAGGGCTTTCCCTCCGTGAGGGCCGACGCGAGGAGGATGCAGCAGGTGTTCGCCAACCTCCTCTCCAACGCGGTGAAGTTCACGGGGGGGCGGGGTCGCATCAAGGTCACGGGCGCGGCCCTCGGGGACAGGGTCCGCGTGAGGGTGGAGGACGAGGGCGAGGGCATCGACCCGGCGCACCTGAAGCGCATCTTCGACCGCTTCTTCCAGGCGGACGCCGGCACCAGCAGGCCCTACGCGGGGGTGGGGCTGGGACTCTTCATATGCCGCCAACTGGTGGAAGCCCACGGCGGGAGGATCTGGGCGGAGAACAGGCCGGAGGGCGGAGCCGCCTTCACCTTCGAGATCCCCCTGGGCTCGGCGCCGGAGGGCTGA
- a CDS encoding flavodoxin domain-containing protein, with the protein MLGKRKSALVLYHSKTGHTADAAEAVARGLESRRVKATVKRVSEARPEELADYTVIAVGSPTRGAKPARVVKRFLKKLDEKALKGKTATAFSAYAGFRGKATVRRIGRLLRRRKAKVLRGVAVKAGAPLSLWKGPDIKEEDIRRLEDLGRRLAKKA; encoded by the coding sequence ATGCTGGGGAAGAGGAAGAGCGCCCTGGTGCTCTACCACAGCAAGACCGGGCATACGGCGGACGCCGCGGAGGCCGTGGCCCGCGGCCTGGAATCACGCAGGGTGAAGGCGACGGTCAAGCGCGTCAGCGAGGCGCGGCCCGAGGAGCTGGCGGACTACACGGTGATCGCGGTCGGCAGCCCCACCCGCGGAGCGAAACCGGCGCGGGTGGTGAAGAGGTTCCTCAAGAAGCTGGACGAGAAGGCGCTCAAGGGCAAGACCGCCACCGCCTTCTCCGCCTATGCCGGATTCCGCGGCAAGGCCACGGTGAGGCGGATCGGGCGCCTGCTGCGCAGGAGGAAGGCGAAGGTGCTGCGCGGCGTGGCGGTCAAGGCGGGGGCTCCTCTGAGCCTCTGGAAAGGGCCGGACATCAAGGAGGAAGACATCCGGCGCCTGGAGGATCTGGGCCGCAGGCTCGCGAAGAAGGCCTGA
- a CDS encoding PAS domain S-box protein — MEIRLDVGGLVEIVAVVGSALLGLMALAGGWRDRRARLFGLLCLSLATWKAFEFADPALSTAFWVDAMGWSSGALAIALSFHFIVSYLFHDRDEPRFLWAAAYPPMALFIGAGFAGWLTRSRTWQVLYGAFFTGVIACGLGMVLRFFMRERRKELAWAFLGALSLALGAWLQLLLIVLSKPDFRSQTYGMLAFELFFGYDIVFAGFLRERKEHLKALEELGLRERRLEDAEAAFRRLTETSFDILLTLDRGGNILAVSTEREEIEGFRVRELLGRGYQRFLTPEDQARVADAVARGMAGEKIRYFEVSLRRPDGRPLILQVTATRLRGEEGVALVIARDVTGARKMERELQERNLLLEEANRRLRELDTLKTELVGVVGHELRSPLTVIYSYAAALKDHWEKMSEERKLECIDHVLRECNRLNRMVENVLGMSRIDSDRLFLHRQKGDLVAVLGEVTREMAMAPGAHPMELATTLRSLEMEADWDKVKQVVINLLDNAFRFSPGDATVTVTCEVRDGAAVVKVKDRGPGVPPEKRDRLFEKFTQSKAEGMERGLGLGLYIVRTFVEAHAGEVWIEDEDGYGTVMAFSLPLGGGED; from the coding sequence GTGGAAATCAGGCTCGATGTCGGCGGCCTGGTGGAGATAGTCGCCGTGGTGGGCTCGGCGTTGCTGGGCCTCATGGCGCTCGCCGGAGGATGGCGGGACCGGCGCGCGCGGCTCTTCGGACTGCTCTGCCTGAGCCTGGCGACCTGGAAGGCCTTCGAGTTCGCCGACCCCGCCCTCTCCACCGCTTTCTGGGTGGACGCCATGGGATGGAGCTCCGGAGCCCTCGCCATCGCCCTCTCCTTCCATTTCATCGTCTCCTATCTCTTCCATGACAGGGATGAGCCGCGTTTCCTGTGGGCCGCCGCCTACCCGCCCATGGCTCTTTTCATCGGCGCCGGGTTCGCCGGATGGCTCACCCGTTCCCGGACCTGGCAGGTCCTCTACGGGGCGTTCTTCACCGGGGTGATCGCCTGCGGGCTGGGGATGGTCCTGCGCTTTTTCATGCGGGAACGGAGGAAGGAACTGGCGTGGGCCTTCCTGGGCGCCCTGTCCCTCGCCCTGGGAGCATGGCTGCAACTGCTCCTCATCGTCCTCTCGAAACCCGACTTCCGAAGCCAGACCTACGGCATGCTGGCCTTCGAGCTGTTCTTCGGGTACGATATCGTTTTTGCCGGCTTCCTGCGGGAGCGGAAGGAACACCTGAAGGCCCTGGAGGAACTCGGCCTCAGGGAGCGGAGGCTCGAGGACGCCGAGGCCGCCTTCCGTCGCCTCACCGAGACCAGCTTCGACATCCTCCTCACCCTGGACCGCGGGGGCAATATCCTGGCCGTCTCCACCGAGAGAGAGGAGATAGAGGGTTTCAGGGTCAGGGAGCTGCTCGGCAGGGGTTACCAGCGCTTCCTCACCCCCGAGGACCAGGCGCGGGTGGCCGACGCGGTGGCCCGGGGCATGGCGGGGGAGAAGATACGCTATTTCGAGGTCTCGCTCAGGCGTCCGGACGGCAGGCCGCTCATCCTCCAGGTCACCGCCACGCGGCTGCGAGGCGAGGAGGGGGTGGCGCTGGTGATAGCGCGCGACGTCACCGGAGCCCGGAAGATGGAGCGGGAGCTGCAGGAGAGGAACCTCCTGTTGGAGGAGGCCAACCGCCGGCTGCGCGAGTTGGATACCCTGAAAACGGAGCTGGTGGGGGTGGTGGGGCACGAGCTGCGCTCCCCCCTCACCGTCATCTACAGCTACGCCGCCGCCCTCAAGGATCACTGGGAGAAGATGTCCGAGGAGCGCAAGCTGGAATGCATAGACCACGTGCTGCGGGAGTGCAACCGCCTCAACCGCATGGTGGAGAACGTGCTGGGCATGAGCCGCATCGACTCAGACCGCCTTTTCCTCCACCGCCAGAAAGGGGACCTGGTGGCGGTGCTGGGAGAGGTTACCAGGGAGATGGCCATGGCCCCCGGCGCGCACCCCATGGAGCTGGCGACTACCCTTCGCTCCCTGGAGATGGAGGCGGACTGGGACAAGGTCAAGCAGGTGGTGATCAACCTCCTCGACAACGCCTTCCGCTTCAGCCCCGGCGACGCCACGGTGACCGTCACCTGCGAGGTGCGGGACGGCGCAGCGGTGGTGAAGGTGAAGGACAGGGGGCCGGGGGTACCGCCGGAGAAACGCGACCGCCTCTTCGAGAAGTTCACCCAGAGCAAGGCGGAGGGCATGGAACGCGGCCTGGGCCTGGGCCTGTACATCGTGCGTACCTTCGTGGAGGCGCACGCCGGCGAGGTGTGGATCGAGGACGAGGACGGCTACGGCACGGTGATGGCCTTCTCGCTCCCCCTGGGAGGAGGGGAGGACTGA